The following nucleotide sequence is from Kiritimatiella glycovorans.
TTTATCTGGACAGCGATCTGCACAAGGCCCTGCGGCTGAAATCCGCCGAGACCTCTTGTTCGGTCTCGAAACTCGTGAACGACGCCGTGCGCGAGGAACTCGCGGAAGACGCCACGGATCTTGCGGCCTTTGATGAGCGAAAGAACGAACCCGCCATCCGTTTCGAAGATTTCGTCAGGGATCTGAAGCGTCATGGCAGAATATGACATCTTTGTCCGCAAGTCCGTCGCGAAAGATCTGAAGCGCATCCCTGCCGCGGATGCAACGCGGATCGTCGAAGCCATCCGCGCCCTGGGCGGGAATCCGCGTCCCCCGCAGGCCC
It contains:
- a CDS encoding type II toxin-antitoxin system RelE family toxin, translating into MAEYDIFVRKSVAKDLKRIPAADATRIVEAIRALGGNPRPPQARKLSGDEKYRLRCGAYRILYEIDDGKLVVCVVKAGHRKDIYR